A genomic window from Martelella lutilitoris includes:
- a CDS encoding L,D-transpeptidase family protein, translating to MRLNVLAPMVFATLALTGCNSFFDSTDFSTVQEKMNYALPSAMVAKMRAQDMDKLAPITIRIFKEEGILEIWKQKRDGTYGELETYEICAWSGKLGPKKKEGDRQAPEGFYPLSKGLLNPYSQYFLAINTGYPNRYDRANNLTGSDLMIHGACSSRGCYSMTDEQILEIFAFARDAFSGGQQAIMLQAYPFRMTAENMVRHRFNENYPFWQMLKEGYDYFEVTRQVPDVDVCGGKYVFNKDPANGGSLASDQSCPALASNIPSHYMMALADYRTDYQDAFEKALAKNDDKVWLDPSEAERKALVADKREDPTDPLYQPTGSSLEAGRYVTIEQYRLTKYGPLETPEVDTATQTAAIPDAPAEMPAVSEVPIPQRSPMAAYAEEPQKKDKPFWKFW from the coding sequence ATGCGTTTGAACGTCCTGGCCCCCATGGTTTTCGCCACACTGGCGCTGACGGGCTGCAACAGCTTTTTTGACAGTACCGACTTCTCCACAGTGCAGGAGAAGATGAACTATGCTTTGCCGTCTGCCATGGTCGCAAAGATGCGGGCCCAGGACATGGACAAGCTCGCGCCGATCACCATCCGTATCTTCAAGGAAGAGGGCATTCTCGAAATCTGGAAGCAGAAGCGCGACGGCACCTATGGCGAGCTCGAAACCTACGAGATCTGCGCCTGGTCCGGCAAGCTCGGCCCGAAGAAGAAGGAAGGCGACCGCCAGGCGCCCGAGGGTTTCTATCCTCTGTCCAAGGGGCTTCTCAACCCCTATTCCCAGTATTTCCTCGCCATCAATACCGGATATCCGAACCGCTACGACCGCGCCAACAACCTGACCGGCTCCGATCTGATGATCCACGGCGCCTGCTCCTCGCGCGGCTGCTATTCGATGACCGACGAGCAAATCCTCGAGATCTTCGCCTTTGCCCGCGACGCCTTTTCCGGCGGCCAGCAGGCGATCATGCTGCAGGCCTATCCCTTCCGCATGACCGCGGAAAACATGGTGCGCCACCGCTTCAACGAGAACTATCCCTTCTGGCAGATGCTGAAGGAGGGCTATGACTATTTCGAAGTGACCAGGCAGGTCCCCGACGTCGATGTCTGCGGCGGCAAATACGTCTTCAACAAGGATCCCGCCAATGGCGGCTCGCTTGCCTCCGACCAGTCCTGCCCGGCGCTTGCCTCCAATATCCCCTCGCATTACATGATGGCGCTGGCCGACTACCGCACCGATTACCAGGATGCCTTCGAAAAGGCGCTGGCGAAGAATGATGACAAGGTCTGGCTTGATCCGAGCGAGGCGGAGCGCAAGGCCCTCGTTGCCGACAAGCGCGAGGATCCGACCGATCCGCTCTACCAGCCGACTGGCTCCTCGCTCGAGGCCGGTCGCTACGTCACGATCGAGCAGTACCGTCTGACGAAATACGGCCCGCTGGAAACGCCTGAAGTCGATACCGCGACCCAGACCGCCGCCATCCCTGACGCGCCGGCCGAGATGCCGGCCGTCTCCGAGGTGCCGATCCCGCAGAGAAGCCCGATGGCGGCCTATGCGGAGGAACCGCAGAAGAAGGACAAGCCCTTCTGGAAGTTCTGGTGA
- a CDS encoding sulfurtransferase TusA family protein, producing MSAAGRTADVYDLRGLKCPLPALKAGKRLARLAPGAVLAIETSDPLAVIDIPHLCNENGHRLIASETTQTGHRFVIERGKHDA from the coding sequence GTGAGCGCGGCCGGACGGACAGCGGATGTCTATGATCTTCGCGGGCTGAAATGCCCGCTGCCTGCGTTGAAGGCCGGGAAGCGTCTGGCCCGACTTGCGCCGGGCGCGGTGCTGGCGATCGAGACCAGCGACCCGCTGGCCGTGATCGATATCCCGCATTTGTGCAACGAGAACGGCCACCGGTTGATCGCTTCGGAAACGACGCAAACCGGCCACCGCTTTGTGATCGAACGTGGAAAGCACGATGCGTAG
- a CDS encoding CobW family GTP-binding protein translates to MYNPPSPIPVSVVTGFLGAGKSTLLNRLLKDPALQDAAVIINEFGEVGIDHLLVQSSGDSIIELSNGCLCCTVRGELIDTLADLLDRIQTEKVKPVSRVIIETTGLADPVPVLLAIMAHPAIAAAFRIDGVVTLVDALTGPETLSRHEEAARQAAVADRLVITKTDLSRPEARGDLVKSLKKLNPMAEIMDASDAAASTPALLVSGLFDAARKSASVGEWLSAERDGGAHHHHHHDVNRHGAHIRAFALSAGRLASPAVIAAFQHRLAAEYGESLLRLKGVVAIADDDRPLVVHGVRDTVYPATRLEAWEEEPATRLVVITSDLAETAVQELFETYLDRPGIDRPDRTALEDNPLSAFGFKY, encoded by the coding sequence ATGTATAATCCCCCGTCCCCCATTCCCGTCTCGGTCGTCACCGGCTTTCTCGGCGCCGGCAAGTCCACGCTGCTCAACCGCCTGCTGAAGGACCCGGCGCTCCAGGATGCCGCCGTCATCATCAATGAGTTTGGCGAGGTCGGCATCGATCATCTTCTGGTCCAGAGTTCCGGCGATTCGATCATCGAGCTGTCCAACGGGTGTCTTTGCTGCACGGTGCGCGGCGAACTGATCGACACGCTCGCCGATCTCCTCGACAGGATCCAGACGGAGAAGGTGAAGCCGGTCAGCCGGGTGATCATCGAAACCACGGGCCTCGCCGATCCTGTGCCCGTGCTGCTTGCCATCATGGCCCATCCGGCGATTGCCGCCGCCTTCCGCATAGACGGCGTCGTCACCCTCGTCGACGCTTTGACGGGCCCCGAGACCCTTTCACGCCATGAAGAGGCCGCGCGCCAGGCAGCCGTCGCCGACCGGCTGGTCATCACAAAGACTGATCTTTCAAGACCCGAAGCGCGTGGTGATCTCGTGAAGAGCTTGAAGAAGCTGAACCCGATGGCCGAGATCATGGATGCTTCCGACGCGGCCGCGTCCACGCCCGCGCTGCTGGTCAGCGGGCTTTTCGACGCTGCCCGCAAGAGCGCTTCCGTCGGCGAGTGGCTATCTGCGGAAAGGGATGGCGGTGCCCATCACCACCATCACCACGACGTCAACCGGCATGGCGCGCATATCCGGGCCTTTGCGCTTTCGGCGGGCAGGCTGGCATCGCCGGCGGTCATCGCGGCTTTCCAGCACCGGCTCGCCGCCGAATACGGCGAAAGCCTACTGCGGCTGAAGGGCGTGGTGGCGATTGCCGACGACGACCGGCCGCTCGTGGTTCACGGCGTGCGCGACACGGTCTATCCCGCAACCCGGCTTGAGGCATGGGAGGAGGAGCCGGCAACGCGTCTTGTCGTGATCACCAGCGATCTCGCGGAAACCGCGGTGCAGGAGCTGTTCGAGACCTATCTCGACCGGCCGGGCATCGACCGGCCAGACCGGACGGCGCTCGAAGACAACCCGCTTTCGGCCTTCGGCTTCAAATATTAG
- a CDS encoding D-alanyl-D-alanine carboxypeptidase family protein: MTSPAQRRLQGRFLGPFQALIALWLVAITLALAAAAGPARASPYIVVDANTERVLAAEEPFKRWYPASLAKLMTAYLVFEDMKAGRLDPQAAITFSAAAANEPASKMYFAPGTRVTVDTALKMMLVHSANDAARAVAEHAIGGREAFVRRMNETAKALGMTDTHFVNANGMNSMSNPQPGQYTTARDMAVLAIAIEKTFPEYLYYFTIPGIASDSGKYRNTNLLIGNFDGAIGMKTGFVCASGYNQVSFAKRNGREVVAVAFGAPSVPARAEKAAELLQTGLTTGDRDGPRLDSYLPPAAPDRPVADVTSQICSAEAAENRVILRDDDGNLMFSSPYLKPLVKEYPTVDAYRLPNDTEMAASSLENLSSVPLPYARPVR, from the coding sequence ATGACAAGCCCCGCACAACGGCGGCTCCAAGGCCGGTTCCTAGGTCCGTTTCAGGCCCTGATCGCCCTATGGCTGGTTGCGATAACGCTCGCGCTCGCGGCGGCGGCAGGTCCTGCGCGCGCCAGCCCCTATATCGTGGTCGATGCCAATACTGAGCGCGTGCTCGCGGCTGAGGAACCGTTCAAGCGCTGGTATCCGGCTTCGCTCGCCAAGCTGATGACCGCCTATCTTGTATTCGAGGACATGAAGGCCGGCCGCCTCGATCCGCAGGCCGCGATCACCTTCTCGGCGGCGGCGGCAAACGAGCCCGCCTCGAAGATGTATTTCGCGCCCGGCACGCGGGTCACCGTCGACACCGCGCTGAAGATGATGCTGGTGCATTCGGCCAATGATGCCGCGCGTGCGGTCGCCGAACACGCAATCGGCGGGCGCGAGGCCTTCGTCAGGCGGATGAACGAAACGGCAAAGGCGCTCGGCATGACGGACACGCATTTCGTCAACGCCAACGGCATGAACTCGATGAGCAACCCTCAACCCGGCCAGTACACGACCGCGCGCGACATGGCGGTCCTTGCCATCGCCATCGAGAAGACCTTTCCCGAGTATCTCTATTATTTCACCATTCCCGGCATTGCCAGCGACAGCGGCAAATACCGCAACACCAATCTCCTCATCGGCAATTTCGACGGCGCAATCGGCATGAAGACGGGCTTCGTCTGCGCTTCCGGCTACAATCAGGTCTCGTTCGCAAAGCGCAATGGCCGCGAGGTGGTCGCCGTCGCCTTCGGCGCGCCAAGCGTGCCCGCCCGCGCGGAAAAGGCCGCGGAACTGCTGCAGACCGGACTAACCACGGGCGACCGCGACGGGCCGCGGCTTGACAGCTACCTGCCGCCGGCCGCGCCCGACCGGCCTGTCGCCGACGTCACCAGCCAGATATGCAGCGCGGAAGCAGCCGAAAACCGGGTGATCCTGCGCGACGACGACGGCAATCTGATGTTCTCCTCGCCCTATCTGAAGCCGCTTGTGAAAGAGTATCCGACCGTCGATGCCTATCGCCTGCCCAATGATACGGAAATGGCGGCGTCGTCGCTCGAAAACCTGAGTTCCGTTCCCCTCCCCTATGCCCGCCCCGTCCGCTAG
- a CDS encoding M20 aminoacylase family protein, producing MPVLNSAAQIRDEATTWRRFLHQHPELLYDVENTAAFVAAQLRSFGVDEVVEGIGGTGVVGVIRGSREGDRTIGLRADMDALPIVEKSGRDWTSKVNGRMHACGHDGHMAMLLGAAKLLTETRNFAGRIALIFQPAEEGGGGGKAMIDDGLMERFAIAEVYGMHNYPGMPVGRFASRVGPIMAATDEFRILIRGDGGHAAQPQKSVDPIIIGSQIVNAMQTIVSRNADPVSPLVVSITEFHAGFAHNVISGEAELGGTVRSFTPENRDLAERRIREIAEMTALSHGGLAEVTYTRNYPPTVNHPEETFHALAAAKSVTGEDKVADDFAPWTAAEDFSYMLEARPGAFILIGNGDTAELHNAEYDFNDEALPYGMSYWVRLAEARLAG from the coding sequence ATGCCGGTGTTGAACAGTGCCGCCCAGATCCGTGACGAGGCCACGACATGGCGGCGGTTTCTCCATCAGCATCCCGAACTCCTCTATGATGTCGAAAATACGGCTGCCTTCGTCGCTGCGCAGTTGCGGTCCTTCGGCGTGGACGAGGTTGTCGAGGGGATCGGCGGGACGGGCGTCGTGGGCGTGATCCGCGGCAGCCGCGAAGGCGACCGGACGATCGGCCTCAGGGCCGATATGGACGCGCTGCCGATCGTCGAGAAGAGCGGCAGGGATTGGACGTCGAAGGTAAACGGCAGGATGCATGCCTGCGGCCATGACGGCCACATGGCCATGCTTCTGGGCGCTGCGAAACTGCTCACGGAAACCCGTAATTTCGCCGGCCGCATCGCGCTGATCTTCCAGCCGGCGGAAGAGGGCGGCGGCGGCGGCAAGGCGATGATCGACGACGGGCTGATGGAACGTTTCGCTATCGCGGAAGTCTACGGCATGCACAACTATCCCGGCATGCCGGTTGGCCGGTTTGCCTCCCGCGTCGGGCCCATCATGGCGGCGACGGACGAGTTCAGGATCCTCATCAGGGGCGATGGCGGCCATGCGGCCCAGCCGCAGAAATCGGTCGACCCGATCATCATCGGCAGCCAGATCGTCAATGCGATGCAGACGATCGTTTCGCGCAACGCCGATCCGGTGAGCCCGCTCGTCGTCTCGATTACGGAATTTCACGCAGGCTTCGCCCATAACGTCATTTCCGGCGAGGCCGAACTGGGCGGAACGGTCCGCTCTTTCACGCCGGAAAACCGTGATCTCGCCGAGCGCCGGATCAGGGAGATTGCCGAGATGACGGCGCTTTCCCACGGGGGACTGGCGGAGGTGACCTACACGCGCAACTACCCGCCGACGGTCAATCACCCGGAGGAAACGTTTCACGCCCTTGCCGCGGCAAAATCCGTCACCGGCGAGGACAAGGTGGCCGACGATTTCGCGCCGTGGACGGCGGCGGAGGATTTCTCCTACATGCTCGAAGCGCGGCCCGGCGCCTTCATCCTGATCGGCAACGGCGACACGGCCGAACTGCACAATGCCGAATATGATTTCAACGACGAAGCGCTTCCCTACGGCATGTCCTACTGGGTCCGACTTGCCGAGGCGCGCCTCGCCGGCTGA
- a CDS encoding cyclic nucleotide-binding domain-containing protein — protein MRSSDLPQVRALGLFNSMGEENFEALMQAAYLQTFPPQLDLVHEGDPADFLYVVIEGCVELYANANRREATMAMVHPVSAFILAAVLKDAVYLMSARTRARSKILLIPSENVRSIFELDDAFARAMVLEMAGSYRYVIKEHKGLKLRSSVERLANTLLRQDHEFGGGTGTFELPYDKRTLASLLGMTPENLSRAFNTLKPYGVEVDGTSIRLTDIASLKTLAKPTPLIDDPKT, from the coding sequence ATGCGGTCATCCGATTTGCCACAGGTGCGGGCACTCGGCCTGTTCAACAGCATGGGCGAGGAGAATTTCGAGGCGCTGATGCAGGCGGCCTATCTGCAGACCTTCCCGCCACAGCTGGACCTCGTGCATGAGGGCGACCCAGCCGATTTCCTCTATGTCGTCATCGAGGGCTGCGTCGAGCTTTATGCCAATGCCAACCGCCGCGAGGCGACCATGGCGATGGTGCATCCGGTCAGCGCCTTCATTCTGGCCGCCGTGCTGAAGGATGCTGTCTATCTGATGTCGGCACGCACGCGGGCGCGCTCGAAAATCCTGCTGATCCCCTCGGAAAACGTCCGTTCGATCTTCGAGCTTGACGACGCCTTCGCAAGGGCGATGGTGCTGGAGATGGCCGGCAGCTATCGCTACGTCATCAAGGAGCACAAGGGCCTCAAGCTGCGCAGTTCCGTCGAGCGGCTGGCGAACACGCTGCTGCGCCAGGACCATGAGTTCGGCGGTGGCACCGGCACATTCGAGCTGCCCTACGACAAGCGCACGCTCGCCTCGCTGCTCGGCATGACGCCGGAAAACCTGTCGCGCGCCTTCAACACGCTGAAGCCCTACGGCGTCGAGGTCGACGGAACGTCGATCCGGCTTACCGACATCGCGTCCCTGAAGACACTCGCCAAACCCACGCCGTTGATCGACGACCCGAAGACCTGA